From Bacillota bacterium:
ATATTATCCAAGGTGTCCTTAATCTTTCCTTGCTTATCTAGTTCAAGTGCTGTCTGCCAGTTATCTTCAGTAAAATCGATTGTTGCCTGTTCCATCCGCTCTTTCGTAAACTGTGCTTTTACTTCATCGTCTTGGATGGCAAATTCGCACATATTGATAAAGGATGGTAACTTACTTGGAGGTGTGCTTTCTGTCGCTCGATCATCTAAATGACCAAACTTATGAATACGAACAAGATCGAAAGCATTAAGCAGCCTCCCACTTGCAGGATCTGTTGCGTGGTGAGAATAGGCAAACTTATCATCATAGAGGATAACCCCTGCACTGGAGTCAGCCGGGATATAATCATATCGACCAACCATTACTGAAGGCTCGTATATATCATTTAAAAACGTATCAATCGCTCGGCTAACTGAGTAGGTACGGCAAAAAGTACCGATGACACCTTCTTTAGAAAGTGGATCGGCTTGTTCCTTTAATGAGCGATCAAGTACTTCTGACTGCCTAGAGGATACGGGCCAAGTACTGGTGTCTCGCCAATCATCGTATTTATTTAGAAATTCATCAGGATCAAGAATGGAGCCATCTTTCTCTTCATACACAAAAATGCCGTTTCTTGAAGTAGACGGCCAATACATTAATCGTTCCGGTTCATAGGTCGTATCATCAAAAAGGTCGATGCCGATTTCTTTTGCGACCATGCGACTAACAGCAGCATACTCTTCCTCTCCCACATCACGAAAGAGAGGAATAATCAGCCTTAGTCTTGGATTTTCTGGAGTATGTTTATGAGTAGAATAGATGCAACACTGATATGGGAAGAAGGTAGAGATTTCTTCCCATATAGTACTTGTGCCATAATCCATATCAAGGGTGAGCATGGAGCGTGATAGAACATTCCCTTTTTTACGTCTACCATCTTTTAAGTGACCGCCAACAAAACCTCCGACATCTTTAATGGAATCTTGACCACCTTTTCTCATTTTTCGATATTCTTCTACGGTTTCTGTGGTACGCTGTGTGGTCTTAACACGGGAGCAGAAGTCCTCCCAGCTGATGTCTGTGTTTTTCCATTTCTTATCCATTCGGCTGTTGCCGTATGCTATCTTCATAGAGACTCTACCTCCTTAAAATCCTTATTAAAATATCTGACCGGCTGTCTGCGTTTCTTTGCTTTTTCAATTTCAATACTCATACCTCTTGAAATCACATCACCTAGAACCCAGACCTCTTGGCATTTGCCCATCAGGATAATATCCATGAAAATAGCCTGGTCACGTTCCTGTTCATTGTTATCATCCATGAATTGCGGAAACATAAGATGTGGAGCAAGCGGGATATTGCCCTTGTCTAAAGCAAAACGACAAAATGCTCGTGTGCGCTTATTGTTGTTTTCTATATCGCCACTAAATGGAGAGCAAATATAGACAAGGGGCTTAAAGGCAGCTTTTGCTGCTGCCTTTTCCTCACGAGTGATATTGCTAAGTGCTTTATGAGGAGTTGGGTCATGATACCCTTCTGCGTTGTTCATATTGATTCCCATATCACACCTCCATCTCAATCTGCGGATAAATACCATCCACCTTTAATTGTTCGTAGATAAAAAGTCTTCCTTTTTGCGTCCACTTGGTATGCACTTTCGTATGCTTTATACCTTTGCTATCTTCGTAAATATGAGTGTTGGTTTTGGTATATCCATTGGGAGCATACTTTTGATAAAGAAGCCAAATGTCACCTTGCTTAAACTGAATCCCTTTTTCATGAAGGTATTCGTTCATACGCATGGCACTCCAGCCATAATCTTTAGCAATCACAGAGATATTGACTGCATCCCTGCATTTAAGAACCACATCATAATAAGTAGCCTTGGGTTTCATCTCAGCAATTTGTTGTTGACCAATCGCAACTGCCGCCATCAGTTCCTTGTTTTTTTCACGTTCTTCTTTTAATGCAGTAAATGCAGCAATGGCAAGGTCTGGATTTGCGATTAAATCGTCTGTTGCATAAAGTCCATGTTTGCGAATAGCAGGGAGGACTTCATTGGTGACCCATCGCTTAAACTTTTTAGCATTTGGCATTTTGCTTGAGAGGATGAGGCTGTACAGCCCGGATTCGTTGATAGCAGTCATCGTTTGATTTCTTCCTATGGCGTCACGAATCGTTACGTCATCCTTGTCCTCTTCATCAATGTGGTCA
This genomic window contains:
- a CDS encoding phage antirepressor, coding for MELQVYKNAEFGSVRTTTLGGQPYFVGKDVADILGYANTRKALIDHIDEEDKDDVTIRDAIGRNQTMTAINESGLYSLILSSKMPNAKKFKRWVTNEVLPAIRKHGLYATDDLIANPDLAIAAFTALKEEREKNKELMAAVAIGQQQIAEMKPKATYYDVVLKCRDAVNISVIAKDYGWSAMRMNEYLHEKGIQFKQGDIWLLYQKYAPNGYTKTNTHIYEDSKGIKHTKVHTKWTQKGRLFIYEQLKVDGIYPQIEMEV
- a CDS encoding DUF4406 domain-containing protein — protein: MGINMNNAEGYHDPTPHKALSNITREEKAAAKAAFKPLVYICSPFSGDIENNNKRTRAFCRFALDKGNIPLAPHLMFPQFMDDNNEQERDQAIFMDIILMGKCQEVWVLGDVISRGMSIEIEKAKKRRQPVRYFNKDFKEVESL